In a genomic window of Sphingomonas koreensis:
- the clpB gene encoding ATP-dependent chaperone ClpB codes for MNLEKFTDRAKGFLQSAQTVAIRQNHQRITPEHILKALLEDEQGMAAGLIQAAGGDAKRAASEIDAALSRIPAVTGGGAQQAPGLDNDSVRLLDAAEQIATKAGDSFVSVQRMLQSLLLATTTNAGRALAAAGVKPDALNAAINQLTGGRAADTAGAEDRYDALKKFARDLTQAAKDGKLDPVIGRDEEIRRTIQILARRTKNNPVLIGDPGVGKTAIAEGLALRIANGDVPDTLKGRSLMSLDMGSLIAGAKYRGEFEERLKGVLDEVKGADGHIILFIDEMHTLIGAGKGEGAMDAGNLLKPALARGELHCIGATTLDEYRKHVEKDPALQRRFQPVFVGEPTVEDTISILRGLKEKYELHHGVRITDGAIVSAATLSNRYITDRFLPDKAIDLMDEAASRIRMEVESKPEEIENLDRRIMQLQIEREALKKESDQASKDRLANLEAELANLEQQSAELTQRWQAEKDKIAGEAKIKEQLEQARLELDQAQRSGDLAKMAELNYGTIPALTKQLEEAQASTGPAMLREEVTADDIAAVVSRWTGIPVDRMLEGEREKLLAMEETLGKRVIGQQAAVKAVSTAVRRSRAGLQDPNRPLGSFLFLGPTGVGKTELTKALAEFLFDDPHAMVRIDMSEFMEKHSVARLIGAPPGYVGYEEGGVLTEAVRRRPYQVVLFDEVEKAHGDVFNILLQVLDDGRLTDGQGRTVDFTNTIIVLTSNLGSQYLTQLDEGQDVASVEPQVMEVVRAHFRPEFLNRLDEIVLFHRLGRNEMAPIVDIQVARLGKLLADRKITLDLTPEARDWLGRVGYDPVYGARPLKRAVQRYLQDPLADAILRGDVKDGSTVKVGEGDGELVLTPA; via the coding sequence ATGAACCTCGAAAAATTCACCGATCGCGCCAAGGGCTTCCTCCAGTCGGCTCAGACCGTTGCGATCCGCCAGAATCACCAGCGGATCACGCCCGAACATATCCTCAAGGCACTGCTCGAGGATGAGCAGGGCATGGCCGCAGGCCTGATCCAGGCCGCAGGCGGCGATGCCAAGCGCGCAGCGAGCGAGATCGATGCCGCGCTATCCCGCATCCCCGCGGTCACCGGCGGCGGCGCGCAGCAGGCGCCCGGCCTCGACAATGACAGCGTCCGGCTGCTCGATGCGGCCGAGCAGATCGCAACCAAGGCCGGCGACAGCTTCGTCAGCGTGCAGCGCATGCTGCAGTCGCTGCTCCTCGCGACCACCACCAATGCCGGCCGCGCACTCGCCGCTGCCGGGGTGAAGCCCGACGCGCTCAACGCCGCGATCAACCAGCTCACCGGCGGCCGCGCCGCCGACACGGCGGGTGCAGAAGACCGCTACGACGCGCTCAAGAAATTCGCTCGCGACCTGACCCAGGCCGCAAAGGACGGCAAGCTCGATCCCGTGATCGGCCGCGACGAGGAAATCCGCCGCACCATCCAGATCCTTGCGCGCCGCACCAAGAACAATCCCGTGCTGATCGGCGACCCCGGCGTCGGCAAGACCGCGATCGCCGAAGGGCTCGCGCTGCGCATCGCCAATGGCGACGTGCCCGATACGCTCAAGGGCCGTTCGCTGATGTCGCTCGACATGGGCAGCCTGATCGCGGGCGCCAAATATCGCGGCGAATTCGAGGAGCGTCTGAAGGGCGTGCTCGACGAGGTGAAGGGCGCTGACGGCCACATCATCCTGTTCATCGACGAGATGCACACGCTGATCGGCGCGGGCAAGGGCGAGGGCGCGATGGACGCCGGCAACCTGCTCAAGCCCGCGCTCGCGCGGGGCGAACTGCACTGCATCGGCGCAACCACGCTCGACGAATATCGCAAGCATGTCGAGAAGGACCCTGCGCTGCAGCGGCGGTTCCAGCCCGTCTTCGTCGGCGAGCCGACGGTCGAGGACACGATCTCGATCCTGCGCGGCCTCAAGGAGAAGTATGAGCTGCACCATGGCGTGCGCATCACCGATGGCGCGATCGTCTCGGCGGCAACGCTCTCCAACCGCTACATCACCGATCGCTTCCTGCCCGACAAGGCGATCGACCTGATGGACGAAGCCGCCTCGCGCATCCGCATGGAGGTGGAGAGCAAGCCCGAGGAGATCGAAAACCTCGACCGCCGCATCATGCAGCTCCAGATCGAGCGCGAGGCGCTGAAGAAGGAAAGCGATCAGGCCTCAAAGGACCGGCTCGCCAACCTCGAAGCCGAACTCGCCAATCTCGAGCAGCAGTCGGCCGAGCTGACCCAGCGCTGGCAGGCCGAGAAGGACAAGATCGCGGGCGAGGCGAAGATCAAGGAGCAGCTCGAGCAGGCCAGGCTCGAACTCGACCAGGCGCAGCGCAGCGGCGACCTCGCCAAGATGGCCGAGCTCAACTACGGCACCATTCCCGCGCTGACCAAGCAGCTGGAGGAGGCCCAGGCCTCGACTGGCCCGGCCATGCTGCGCGAGGAGGTCACCGCCGACGATATCGCCGCAGTGGTCAGCCGCTGGACCGGCATCCCCGTCGACCGGATGCTCGAAGGCGAGCGCGAGAAGCTGCTCGCCATGGAGGAGACGCTCGGCAAGCGCGTGATCGGCCAGCAGGCTGCGGTGAAGGCCGTCTCCACCGCCGTCCGCCGCAGCCGCGCCGGGCTTCAGGATCCCAACCGCCCGCTCGGCTCGTTCCTGTTCCTCGGCCCCACCGGCGTCGGCAAGACCGAGCTGACCAAGGCGCTTGCCGAGTTCCTGTTCGACGATCCGCACGCCATGGTCCGCATCGACATGAGCGAGTTCATGGAGAAGCACTCGGTCGCCCGCCTGATCGGCGCGCCTCCGGGCTATGTCGGCTATGAGGAAGGCGGCGTGCTCACCGAAGCCGTGCGCCGCCGTCCGTATCAGGTCGTGCTGTTCGACGAGGTCGAGAAGGCGCATGGCGACGTCTTCAACATCCTGCTCCAGGTGCTCGACGACGGCCGCCTCACCGACGGACAGGGCCGCACGGTCGATTTCACCAACACGATCATCGTGCTGACCTCGAACCTGGGCAGCCAGTATCTGACCCAGCTCGACGAGGGGCAGGACGTCGCCTCGGTCGAACCGCAGGTGATGGAGGTCGTGCGCGCGCATTTCCGGCCCGAATTCCTCAACCGGCTCGACGAGATCGTGCTGTTCCACCGCCTCGGCCGCAACGAGATGGCGCCGATCGTCGACATCCAGGTCGCCCGGCTCGGCAAGCTGCTCGCCGATCGCAAGATCACGCTGGATCTCACGCCCGAGGCGCGCGACTGGCTCGGCCGCGTCGGCTACGACCCGGTCTATGGCGCACGCCCCCTGAAGCGCGCAGTCCAGCGCTATCTGCAGGACCCGCTCGCCGACGCGATCCTGCGCGGCGACGTCAAGGACGGCAGCACCGTCAAGGTCGGCGAAGGCGATGGCGAGCTGGTGCTGACCCCTGCGTAA
- a CDS encoding 2OG-Fe(II) oxygenase family protein, whose amino-acid sequence MSNPETAISAAIDACDAGRAEDGVPLLTAALAQHRGYPRLWHVLGLMYRAIGDGAQAARAFGEAARLAPHELKAAHGLAQASLEAGLPAFALFERARRLAPADSDLLVGRAAAQFAEGNGGIAVSELGMILSTNPLWIAGHAAFARIATMRGGEATASLEAAVARAPQEVALWSALLNVLIEATRHGEADVVLRRAQAATGIGFERFEAVIASELGQTERADRLFAALSDVADAAHAVRHVRHLLRTGQAQAAAARIEPLLERPDADEIWPYAALAWRLTGDARAEWLEGDARLTGVYDLGLPPGDLDALAACLRGLHGMQAPPLGQSVRGGTQTDGPLFARAEPEIRGLRTAILDAVAGHVAQLPPADPRHPLLRHRPERLRFAGAWSVRLAGSGGGRHTNHIHPQGWISSAFYVAVPPEAERGAAPAGWLTLGEAPHELGIDLPPLRQVEPRPGRLVLFPSLMWHGTVPFGAGERLTVAFDIAR is encoded by the coding sequence ATGAGCAATCCCGAAACGGCGATCAGCGCCGCGATCGACGCTTGCGATGCCGGTCGTGCGGAGGACGGAGTACCTCTGCTGACCGCGGCACTGGCGCAGCATCGCGGGTATCCGCGGTTGTGGCATGTGCTGGGGCTGATGTACCGGGCGATCGGCGATGGTGCGCAGGCCGCGCGAGCGTTCGGCGAAGCGGCCCGACTCGCCCCCCATGAACTGAAGGCTGCGCACGGGTTGGCGCAGGCGAGCCTAGAAGCAGGTCTTCCGGCGTTCGCACTGTTCGAGCGCGCACGCCGACTGGCACCCGCGGACTCCGATCTGCTGGTCGGCCGCGCCGCCGCACAGTTCGCCGAGGGAAATGGCGGTATTGCGGTCTCGGAGCTGGGGATGATCCTCTCCACCAACCCGCTCTGGATCGCCGGCCACGCCGCGTTCGCGCGGATCGCGACGATGCGCGGCGGAGAGGCGACGGCTTCGCTTGAGGCGGCGGTCGCCCGCGCGCCGCAGGAGGTGGCACTGTGGAGCGCGCTGCTCAATGTGCTGATCGAGGCGACGCGCCATGGCGAGGCGGACGTCGTGTTGCGCCGTGCACAGGCGGCGACGGGGATAGGGTTCGAACGGTTCGAGGCGGTGATCGCTTCCGAGCTGGGCCAGACGGAGCGCGCCGACCGGCTGTTCGCGGCGCTGAGCGACGTCGCCGATGCCGCGCACGCGGTGCGCCATGTCCGCCACCTGCTGCGCACGGGCCAGGCGCAAGCGGCGGCGGCGCGGATCGAGCCGTTGCTGGAGCGGCCCGACGCGGACGAAATCTGGCCCTATGCCGCGCTGGCATGGCGGCTGACCGGCGATGCGCGCGCGGAATGGCTGGAAGGCGATGCGCGGCTGACCGGCGTCTACGATCTGGGCCTGCCGCCGGGGGATCTCGATGCGCTGGCAGCATGTCTGCGCGGCCTGCACGGGATGCAGGCGCCGCCGCTGGGCCAGTCGGTGCGTGGCGGCACGCAGACCGACGGGCCGCTGTTCGCGCGCGCCGAGCCGGAAATCCGCGGGCTGCGCACGGCGATCCTCGACGCGGTGGCGGGGCATGTCGCGCAGCTGCCGCCCGCCGATCCGCGGCATCCGCTGCTCCGCCACCGGCCGGAGCGGCTGCGCTTTGCCGGCGCCTGGTCGGTGCGGCTGGCGGGCAGCGGCGGGGGACGGCATACCAACCATATCCACCCCCAGGGCTGGATCAGCTCTGCCTTCTATGTCGCGGTGCCGCCCGAGGCCGAGCGTGGCGCGGCGCCGGCAGGCTGGTTGACCCTGGGTGAGGCGCCGCATGAACTGGGCATCGATCTGCCGCCATTGCGGCAGGTCGAACCCAGGCCGGGGCGGCTAGTGTTGTTCCCGTCGCTGATGTGGCACGGGACGGTGCCGTTCGGCGCCGGCGAGCGGCTGACAGTGGCGTTCGATATCGCCCGCTGA